ACGCCGGGGGCGGCGGCACCGGTGGTAACGGCGGTACCGGCGGTCACGGCGGCGACAGCCAGGTTCCGCTCACCAACAACGGCAACGGCGGCAACGGCGGCAACGGCGGAGTGGGCGGCACCGGCGGCACTGCAACTGCTCTGGGCGGCAAAGCAGCCTCGGGCGGCAACGGTGGCACGGGCGGTACCGGCGGCAACGGCAGCACGTTCGGCAACGACGACTACGCGGGCCTCGGTGGTACGGGCGGCACCGGCGGCACGGGCGGCACCGGCGGTAACTCCGCCGACGGCAGCTTCGGCAACTTCGGAACCGTCGGCAAGGCCGGCAGCGGCCCGACCGGCGGGCAGAACAACAGACCCCCGAATGGCGGCAGCGGGGGCAGCGGCGGCACCGGCGGTAGCGGTGCCACTTAGTCCCACGGCCGTTGTGAAAGAAAGGACGGGCATTCGAGTGGAAGCGTCGACTCATGCTCCGGGCCGAGCTCGGTGGGTGTCTTTTTCGGTTGTTTCGGGGGGCTTTTCGGGTTGCTCTAAGGGACGGCGAGGTCGCTGATGGCTTTTTTGCTGGTTTCACCGGAGATAGTGGCGGCTGCGGCCTCGGACGTGGCGGGTATCGGTTCGACGATCTCCGCGGCCAACGCGGCCGCGGCACAGTCGACGACGGGGCTGGCCAGCGCGGCCGCCGACGAGGTGTCGCACGCGATCGCGGCGATGTTCTCCGGGCACGCGCTGGGCTACCAGGAGCTGGCCGGGCAGGCCGCGGTGCTGCATCAACAGTTCGTGCAGACGCTGGCCGCCGGTGGAGCCGGGTATGCGCGCGCGGAGACACTCAATGTCGGGCAGATGGTGCTTGATCTGATCAACGCACCGACCCAGCAACTACTGGGACGTCCGCTGATCGGTGATGGAACCAACGGCGCGGCGGGCACCGGCCAGGCGGGCGGACTGGGTGGATTGCTGTGGGGCAACGGCGGTAACGGCGGGTCCGGTGCGGCGGGTCAGGTCGGCGGCGCCGGCGGGGACGCCGGCCTGCTCGGTGCGGGCGGTGCCGGTGGTGCCGGAGGTGCGGGTGCATCCGGCGGCGCCGGCGGGACTGGCGGGCAGGTCTGGGGTGCGGGTGGGGCCGGCGGGGCCGGCGGCAACAGCACGACGGCGGGAGGCACCGGTGGGGCCGGTGGGGCCGGCGGTGTCTCTCCGCTGATCGGCTACGGCGGCATCGGTGGTGCCGGGGGTATGGGCGGGCCCGGCGGTGGTGCGGGCGGCAGCGGCGGTGTGGGCGGCAACGGCGGGCAGTTCATCGGTGTGGGTGGCACCGGTGGTGCCGGCGGGATGGGCAGTGCCGGGGCTAACGGCGGGGCCGGTGTGGACGGTGTCGCCGGTGGGTCGGGCGGTGCCGGCGGGTTTGGCGGCAAGGCCGGTGTCATAGGCATCGGTGGGGTCGGCGGGCTCGGCGGTGCCGGTGGAGCCGGCGGCGACGGTGGAGCCGGCGGCGTTAACCAGCTCGGCGGCCACGGTGGGGCCGGTGGTGACGGCGGGGCCGGCGGTCAGTCGGGGCAAGCGCCGCTACTCGGGTTGGGCGGCGACGGTGGACATGGCGGGGCAGGCGGTCACGGCGGTATCGGCGGGGCCGGTGCTAACGACACCGCCGCCTTCGGGGCGACCAACGGCGGTGACGGCGGGGCCGGCGGTCACGGCGGCGTCGGTGGGGCGGCCGCCGGGCTCACTGCGGCCGCGGGCAACGGCGGCGCCGGTGGTGGTGGCGGCAAGGCCGGCAATGGCGGAGCGTCGCTGAACAGCGCCCACAACGGCGGTAGCGGCGGCAAGGGCGGTGCCGGTGGGGCCGCCGGGGTGGGCGGCAACGGCAGCAATCTGGCCATCAACGGCAACGGCGGCTGGGGCGGCAGCGGCGCGGACGGCGGCGAGGGCGGTCATGGCGCCAATGCCACCGGCGCCCTGGCCGGTGGCGCCGGCGGCAATGGCGGCAACGGCGGTAATGCCGGTGCCGGAGGTGGCAACGGCGTCGGTGGCATCGGCGGGACCGGGGGCGGCTACGGCAGCGGCGGTAACGGCGGCAATGGCAGCTTCGGCGGCAACGGTGGGACCGGGGCCGCGGCCGGGGCCGGCCTGAACGGCGACCCCGGGCCTAACGGTGGCGCCGGTGGAAACGGCGGAGCCGGCGGCAACAGCGGGGGCGGCGGCGTCAACGGCAGCGGCGGCAACAGCGGCAGCGGCGGAAAAGGTGGCACCGGCGGGGCCGGCGGCACCGCCGTCACCCTGGGCAAGAGCGGCGGCACCGGCGGCATGGGCGGTACCGGCGGCAACGCGGGCACCGCCGGACTCGCGGGGTCCGGAGGCGCCGGGGGTACCGCCGGCACATCTGGGGACGGCGGCACCGGCGGGCTCGGCGGCAACGGTGGTAACGGCGCCGCTGGAAAAGACGGCGCGGGCGTCCAGATCAACGGCACCACCGGTGGAGCCGGCGGGGACGGCGGACAGGGCGGAACCGGCGGCAAGGCCAACGCCGGTGGCACCAACGGCAGCGGCGGCAACGGCGGCATCGGCGGACTCGGCGGTGGTGGCGGCAACGGCCTGTCCGACTTGAACACCGACAGCGGCAACGGCGGCAACGGCGGCAAGGGCGGCGTAGGCGGCGACGCCGGGAAAGCCGGCGTGGCCGGTACGGGTAGCGGCGCCGCGGGAACCGTCGGCAAGGCGGGCACCGGTGGCAACGGCGGCACCGGCGGCAACGCCGGCTCCGGCGGCAACGGCGCCGACAACGCGAAGGCCGACGGCAACCCCGGTGGCGGTGGCGGCGCCGGCGGCAACGGTGGCCAAGGAGGCCAGGGCGGCGCCTCCTACGGCGGAACCGCGGGTAGCGGTGGCAAAGGCGGCAATGGCGCCAACGGCGGCAATGGCGGCCACGGCGGCGACGGCCCCACGTACGGCGAGGGCAGCGGGGCCGGTGCCGCCGGCGGAGCCGGCGGAGACGGAGGAAGCGGCGGTCCCGGCGGCAATGCGGGCTTAGGCGGATTCGCGGGCGTCAACAGCCTCGGCGGCACTGCGGGCACAAACGGCGCAACCGGCATAGCCGGCAACGGTGGCAACGGCGCCGACGCGGGTAACGGCGGAAATGGTGCCCGGGGATCGTGGTCCGCCTTCGCGGACGGATATGCCGGCGGCGACGGCGGCAACGGGGGCAAGGGCGGAAGCGGCGGCGCCGGCGGCAGCGGATTCAATGGTGTCGGCGGCGGCAACGGCGGCAATGCGGGCAAAGGCGGGAACGCCGGATCGGGTGGCGACGGTGGCACACCCGGACTGGGCAGCAATGGGGGTACCGCCGGTAACGGCGGTACCGGCGGCGCCGGCGGCAACGGCGGCAATGGCGGCCTCGGCGGGGGTAAGGGCGGCAACGCCGGCAACGGCG
This genomic stretch from Mycobacterium paragordonae harbors:
- a CDS encoding PE family protein; the encoded protein is MAFLLVSPEIVAAAASDVAGIGSTISAANAAAAQSTTGLASAAADEVSHAIAAMFSGHALGYQELAGQAAVLHQQFVQTLAAGGAGYARAETLNVGQMVLDLINAPTQQLLGRPLIGDGTNGAAGTGQAGGLGGLLWGNGGNGGSGAAGQVGGAGGDAGLLGAGGAGGAGGAGASGGAGGTGGQVWGAGGAGGAGGNSTTAGGTGGAGGAGGVSPLIGYGGIGGAGGMGGPGGGAGGSGGVGGNGGQFIGVGGTGGAGGMGSAGANGGAGVDGVAGGSGGAGGFGGKAGVIGIGGVGGLGGAGGAGGDGGAGGVNQLGGHGGAGGDGGAGGQSGQAPLLGLGGDGGHGGAGGHGGIGGAGANDTAAFGATNGGDGGAGGHGGVGGAAAGLTAAAGNGGAGGGGGKAGNGGASLNSAHNGGSGGKGGAGGAAGVGGNGSNLAINGNGGWGGSGADGGEGGHGANATGALAGGAGGNGGNGGNAGAGGGNGVGGIGGTGGGYGSGGNGGNGSFGGNGGTGAAAGAGLNGDPGPNGGAGGNGGAGGNSGGGGVNGSGGNSGSGGKGGTGGAGGTAVTLGKSGGTGGMGGTGGNAGTAGLAGSGGAGGTAGTSGDGGTGGLGGNGGNGAAGKDGAGVQINGTTGGAGGDGGQGGTGGKANAGGTNGSGGNGGIGGLGGGGGNGLSDLNTDSGNGGNGGKGGVGGDAGKAGVAGTGSGAAGTVGKAGTGGNGGTGGNAGSGGNGADNAKADGNPGGGGGAGGNGGQGGQGGASYGGTAGSGGKGGNGANGGNGGHGGDGPTYGEGSGAGAAGGAGGDGGSGGPGGNAGLGGFAGVNSLGGTAGTNGATGIAGNGGNGADAGNGGNGARGSWSAFADGYAGGDGGNGGKGGSGGAGGSGFNGVGGGNGGNAGKGGNAGSGGDGGTPGLGSNGGTAGNGGTGGAGGNGGNGGLGGGKGGNAGNGGNGNNGGVGGSGSDFAGQNGGPGGDGGAGGNGGAGGNGYGAIAGTGGNAGSGGSGGAGGAGALNIGGQGYSGAKGGVGGNGGIGGNGGDALGANGSGAGVPGGGGDAGNGGNAGGGGNGGAGGNSTFSDGGNGGVAGDGGSGGKGGNGGAGGGKGGAGGNGANGGSGGNGSGDASHDGGNGAAGGNGGNGGAGGNGNGAAAGKGGSAGSGGSGGSGGGAGKGGLSTYSGGSGAVGGNGGVGGNGGLALGFAGGSADGGNGGNGGVGGSGGTGGTAASFSNGGSGGSAAAGGSGGNGGDGGLFGGKGGNGGSGATGGNGGTGGSGSGTAGVGRAGGGGASGAKGGNAGSGGTGHFANGGNAGTAGNGGNGGTGGEGNSTDGGYNGGGGGSGGGGGNGGNGGKADNGGAGGTPSAGGSGGTGGNGGYGGFDILSTNGNGGNGGTGGSGGTGGAGTMPGISGAKGGSGGTGGNGGGGNTSGGSGNWGTGGNGGGGGGGGTGGVGGNGGAGVGGGPGSPGGGPSGGGNNPNGGGGGGGGAGGNGGT